One region of Deferrivibrio essentukiensis genomic DNA includes:
- a CDS encoding ABC transporter ATP-binding protein: MVLEVKNVKKSFGSKLVLSNLTFGLNEGEVGCLIGPSGCGKTTALRCIAGLENIDFGEIKISGKTVSSNSLNIQPKDRRIGFVFQDYAIVPHMTVKENIIFGTNKVKPGKIESICRMLEIHDIIDRYPYEISGGQQQRLAIARALFHDPELVLMDEPFSNLDVNLRTKVSSEVREIIKKYGTTALIVTHSREEAFLLADKVGVMNNGKIAQWATPYEVYHMPVSKFVATFAGEATFLQCTPLNNNTYQTPFGVIKADSTIKNPVLLIRPEDVLYQPDAPMKAIVISKEFKGAVISYKLEITSGDYLIATFPSHKNFNIGDTIAISLELKHTIILDGDL, from the coding sequence ATGGTTTTGGAAGTTAAAAACGTTAAAAAAAGCTTTGGAAGTAAATTGGTCTTAAGTAATCTTACATTTGGTCTTAATGAAGGGGAGGTTGGTTGTTTGATAGGCCCTTCAGGGTGTGGTAAAACTACTGCTCTTCGTTGTATTGCAGGACTGGAAAATATAGATTTTGGTGAAATTAAAATTTCAGGGAAAACAGTTAGTTCAAATTCACTAAATATCCAGCCAAAAGATAGAAGAATAGGGTTTGTGTTCCAAGATTATGCCATAGTTCCTCACATGACTGTAAAGGAGAATATAATATTCGGAACTAATAAAGTTAAGCCAGGTAAAATTGAGTCCATTTGTCGAATGTTAGAAATACATGATATTATTGACCGCTATCCATACGAAATTTCTGGTGGGCAGCAACAAAGACTTGCTATAGCAAGAGCACTTTTTCATGACCCGGAATTAGTGCTGATGGATGAACCTTTTTCCAATCTTGATGTAAATCTTAGAACAAAGGTATCAAGTGAAGTCAGAGAAATTATTAAAAAGTATGGCACTACTGCTTTGATAGTAACACATAGCAGAGAAGAGGCATTTCTTCTTGCTGATAAAGTGGGAGTGATGAATAACGGAAAAATCGCCCAGTGGGCAACTCCTTATGAAGTATATCATATGCCTGTAAGTAAATTTGTAGCAACATTTGCAGGTGAAGCTACATTTCTGCAGTGTACTCCATTAAATAATAATACATATCAGACACCTTTTGGTGTGATTAAGGCAGATTCCACTATAAAAAATCCAGTTTTACTGATAAGACCAGAAGATGTACTTTATCAACCCGATGCTCCAATGAAAGCAATTGTCATAAGTAAAGAGTTTAAAGGTGCAGTTATAAGTTATAAATTAGAAATAACATCAGGAGATTATTTGATAGCAACTTTTCCAAGTCATAAAAATTTTAATATTGGGGATACAATTGCTATTTCATTGGAGCTGAAACACACGATAATTTTGGATGGAGATTTGTAA
- a CDS encoding ABC transporter permease has protein sequence MKNTFVLLIMVSGLSFILGVSVAWIIAMYEFPLRKFVSVAFMFPLAVPAYVFAFVYTGLFDSSGLIQALYKLIFNKYVWFDGFRTPLGVAFILSLSLYPYVYIIVKNAFETQGSRIFEVSKIHGVNKRFLIFKLILPMASPWIAGSMLLVAMETMADFGAVSILGYDTFTTAIYKAWYGFFKFEHAVLLSGVLVLFAFVLLMVEKLYNKRKAFYSVERVDKPFQRKKLLGLELYGILFYLFLILFFSLIFPFTQLVLWCWSAFSVELSTDYINYIKNTLFLSFAGVFMVLFFGYFLAYYYRNHKNTISLIIVLIATAGYAIPGSVLAVGFYTPISKLFYNILDMLNLMEVSQLLTNLAGLFILILGYTVRYVSLGYNTLYGNLSRIKSGIFEQARLLDVSSSDVFKKVIFPSLKASFFSAAIMSYLDIAKEMPITLMTRPAGWDTLAVRIFGLTAEGEWERAAIPSLILVVLGILPILVMVIKPRRH, from the coding sequence ATGAAGAACACTTTTGTTCTTCTCATTATGGTTTCTGGGCTTAGTTTTATTTTAGGAGTTTCTGTTGCATGGATTATTGCTATGTACGAGTTCCCATTACGAAAGTTTGTATCTGTAGCTTTTATGTTTCCGCTCGCCGTACCTGCTTATGTTTTTGCATTTGTTTACACAGGGCTATTTGATAGTTCTGGCTTAATCCAGGCTTTGTACAAGCTCATTTTCAATAAGTATGTATGGTTTGATGGTTTTAGAACGCCTCTTGGAGTTGCTTTTATTTTATCTCTATCGTTGTATCCGTACGTTTATATAATAGTAAAAAATGCATTTGAAACCCAAGGAAGTCGCATTTTTGAAGTATCTAAAATTCATGGCGTTAACAAAAGATTTTTAATATTTAAGTTAATATTGCCTATGGCTTCACCCTGGATAGCAGGTAGTATGCTACTTGTAGCAATGGAGACAATGGCTGATTTTGGAGCTGTTTCTATTTTGGGGTATGATACATTTACAACTGCTATATATAAGGCATGGTATGGTTTTTTTAAGTTTGAGCATGCAGTTTTGCTATCAGGAGTTTTAGTATTATTTGCATTTGTGCTTTTGATGGTTGAAAAATTATACAATAAAAGAAAAGCATTTTACAGTGTTGAAAGGGTGGATAAACCATTTCAGAGGAAAAAACTTTTAGGGTTAGAGCTTTATGGTATACTGTTTTATTTATTTTTAATATTGTTTTTTTCATTGATATTTCCATTTACCCAGCTTGTGTTATGGTGTTGGAGTGCGTTTAGTGTTGAGCTTAGCACTGACTATATAAATTATATAAAAAATACCCTTTTCCTAAGTTTTGCTGGTGTGTTTATGGTATTATTTTTCGGTTATTTTTTAGCATACTATTATCGCAATCACAAAAACACTATATCTTTGATTATTGTATTGATTGCAACAGCTGGCTATGCGATTCCCGGCTCAGTATTGGCAGTGGGGTTTTATACTCCAATTTCTAAATTATTTTATAATATACTTGATATGCTTAACTTAATGGAGGTTTCACAATTGCTAACAAATCTGGCTGGTTTGTTTATATTAATTTTGGGTTATACTGTAAGGTATGTATCTTTGGGATATAATACACTTTATGGTAACTTATCAAGAATAAAATCAGGAATTTTTGAGCAAGCGCGCTTATTGGATGTTTCATCTTCAGATGTTTTTAAAAAAGTTATTTTTCCATCTCTCAAAGCAAGTTTCTTTAGCGCAGCAATAATGTCTTATTTAGATATTGCTAAAGAGATGCCTATTACCTTGATGACTCGACCAGCAGGTTGGGATACGCTTGCAGTCCGTATTTTTGGTCTTACAGCTGAAGGGGAGTGGGAACGTGCAGCAATACCTTCTTTAATTTTAGTGGTATTAGGGATTTTACCTATACTAGTTATGGTAATCAAGCCGAGGAGGCATTAA
- a CDS encoding Fe(3+) ABC transporter substrate-binding protein has product MRNLFFTLCMLLAFGVNTFASELMVYSSRAEHLIKPLFEEFTKETGIKVRYVTDKDGALIEKLKVEGSRTPADVLMTVDAGNLWLAAKENLLQPVKSKTLESAIPEHLRDTNNLWFGLTIRARTIIYNSDKVKPSELSTYADLANPKWKGGLCLRTSKKVYNQSMVAMFIAEQGANKTEEILLGWVDNLATAPLSSDTKVIEAIEMGKCDVGIINSYYLGRYLEKSSNSKVKLFWADQNGNGVHVNISGAGVTKYAKNKENAVKLLEWLVSDKAQQMYAEMNFEYPVKKGVPLNSLLNSWGSFKQNKTNLSFAGELQGVAIRLMDKVGYK; this is encoded by the coding sequence ATGAGAAATTTATTTTTTACCTTGTGTATGCTTTTAGCGTTTGGCGTTAATACTTTTGCTTCAGAATTAATGGTTTACTCTTCACGTGCTGAGCACTTAATAAAGCCACTTTTTGAAGAGTTTACCAAAGAAACAGGGATTAAAGTGCGATATGTTACTGATAAAGACGGAGCACTTATTGAGAAACTAAAGGTAGAAGGGAGTCGTACACCGGCTGATGTACTTATGACTGTTGATGCAGGAAATTTGTGGTTGGCAGCAAAAGAAAATCTTTTACAACCAGTAAAATCAAAAACATTAGAATCAGCGATCCCTGAGCATTTAAGGGATACAAACAATTTGTGGTTTGGGTTAACAATTAGAGCTAGAACAATCATATATAATTCTGATAAAGTTAAACCATCAGAATTATCTACTTATGCTGACTTGGCTAATCCAAAATGGAAAGGGGGCCTTTGCCTAAGAACTTCTAAAAAGGTTTACAATCAGTCAATGGTAGCAATGTTTATAGCTGAACAGGGAGCCAATAAGACTGAAGAGATATTGCTAGGATGGGTAGATAATTTAGCTACAGCACCATTATCCAGTGATACTAAGGTAATTGAGGCGATTGAGATGGGTAAATGTGATGTAGGAATAATCAATAGCTATTATCTTGGTAGATATTTGGAAAAGAGTTCAAATTCTAAAGTTAAACTTTTCTGGGCTGACCAAAACGGGAATGGAGTTCATGTTAATATTTCAGGAGCCGGTGTAACAAAATATGCTAAAAATAAAGAAAATGCTGTAAAACTCCTTGAATGGTTAGTAAGTGATAAAGCTCAGCAGATGTATGCTGAAATGAATTTTGAATATCCTGTTAAGAAAGGTGTACCTCTTAATTCATTGCTCAACTCATGGGGTTCATTTAAACAAAATAAAACTAACCTAAGTTTTGCGGGTGAATTACAAGGAGTAGCAATTCGTCTTATGGATAAAGTAGGTTATAAGTAA